The Malus sylvestris chromosome 3, drMalSylv7.2, whole genome shotgun sequence genomic sequence GTCCGGTATGTGTTGCTACTTTGTAATTTCTAGTTCCTTATATAGTCTATAAAGTGTGCTCTTATGTATGCCATTAAAAGCTTTTGTAAGGCAAGGATTTTAACTTCCCCTACGCCTCAGCATCAGTTTCTAGTTTAAGTGACTGGTAAaagaatattaaataaattttacCACGTATGAATATCTGTATGAAGTTAGTTAATAAGAAATCCAATATTAGTACCTAATGGCTTATTCTCTTTACctgtatttgcaagaaatgagGGATATGTATAACTggaaaattatgattttaacACACATTTTTATGACAGAATCACCCCAACATGATTCATCACAAGCTTTGTGGAGTCCCGAACATCCAATGAAAGGAGTTAGTGGTCACCAGGTACCCAATAACTCGGTATCTTTTTGTTGTGTTCCTTATGAGTATTGATTTTGTCCTTGTGATGCTTTCAAGTTTTGCATACAATACTGACTCCGTAACCTGTTTATCAGGGCCATCTTTCAACGACCTTGAAGGGACGCAATCCAGACATTGTTTGGTCAGGTGTTGCATGGACATGTGGTAAACAGCTCAAGCATTTCCCTGCATTCTGTAGGGACGGAACTACAATAGTGGTAAGGATTTAACCGTCAAAGTGTGCAACTGTACAAGGCATAGCTATCCATGCTTAAACTCTCAAACTTACATAAAAGTCACATTTAATTTGTAGAGCAATATTATGCAAGAAATGCTGTAGTGAAAACTCACTACTCCGGGAATAATTTCTGTGACCTTATGTATCGAAAGATGATTAATGTTGCCATAAGATAAATACATCCCTACATGGGTACTTGAGAAGTAATGAATCATTTGTTTCAAGTTTCAAAGCTTATATAGAAGATAAAGAAAGTATGTCTTTATTTTGTTACATTGAACTATGGTTGCTTTCATTAATAATGCTTGAGAATACGTCACAATTATGTGATAGTGACACTAGTATCCTCATGATGTTACATGTCTCATATGCTTCATAGCCTGGGAAATTTGCACTTCATTCAAGTATGATATATTATTGCATGAACTTCAGGAGATTTAGTTGAAAGACTAGTCGCCAAGGTATTTTGTTGAACATTGCCTTGATGTGTACATCTTGGTCAGGTCAAATCACTAATAACCACTTATATTCTGTCGACGATGGAATTGACATGCTACTCTGATTTTTGCTGTCAGCTGCAATACTTTTTCTCTGATTGTTTTGCTTTTCCCTTTGCATCCAGATTAAGTCCTTTGTCTTTGTCATGGCAAAGGGAGAAAATCACTATGTTGCTTATATGGAGGATATGTACGAAGACAAGAGGGGTCAGAAAAAGGTCAAAGTGAGGTGGTTTCACCATAATCAGGAAGTCAAGGGGTTAACTCCTGTAAGAAATCCTCACCCAAAGGAAGTTTTCATCACACCATATGTGCAGGTCATTAGTGCAGAATGTGTTGATGGTCCTGCAACAGTCTTAACTTGTGAACATTATGAAAAATGCTTAGCTCTGTTTCCTCAGGCTTTATTGGCCAAAGTACATCTATGCTATAGGCAGTTTAGAAGTAACAAGGtgaagccatttgatttgaGTAAAATGCATGGCTATTTTGATCAGCCAATTCTCTCTTGTTTCGGTCTCGAAGTTTCCAAAAAATCTGAGTTTAGAAGTGATAGCTTGattggggaagaagatgaattggGTCCAAGTGACTATGTAAAGCAAGGATCTAAGAGGACTAGAAGTGGAAGGCCATGTCAGAGGTTTTCAACTGGTCgttcaagagcaagaagttctACAATAGATAACCAGATGATGACATATAGACCTCAGAACCCAAACTATGGTTTACTAGACAAGCGGTTGTTGTCCATGAAGCTTGTTGATTGTCAGCCTTGGTATACTCCACTATTTAAGGTTGACGAAAAGATAGAATTGCTTTGCCAAGATAGTGGCATTCGAGGCTGCTGGTTTAGGTGTACAGTCTTGCAGATAACACGAAAACAGATGAAAGTTCAATACGAGGATTTGCAAGACGAGGAAGGAAGTGGCAATCTTGAGGTATCTTTAGCCACTACTACACTTTCTTTGTTTATTGTTTGGGTAACTGGGTTGAACTCTAAGTTGTGCAAAACACTGTGACATCATGTCTGATTTATTTACTTGGGATCTGGCTTGAGTTAGGTACACAAGAATTCCATCCAACTTTCTGTTTTAATCAACTATTCATTGTGATTCCAATTCAAAATACTTGTTCCCTCTTCTTTATTTGGTGCTTTCTTGCATTCTGAGATGCAGTCTAGCATGTTTAGATTTTAAAGTTGCGTGTATCTCTCTTTCTACATTGTCAACTCTTGAGCATCTCCTTATTTGAACTCTGAACTCTTACCCTGAAATGCAAGTTAACCTTCACTATTTTATGATGGTGTGTCCTGGACACTATCGGTTTCACTGACCCTCAGATTATCCCTTGCTAGCTGTTGACACCATTCAGTTCTATGTGATTTGAACCTTTTTGATCCGGTCAGTTTTCATGTAAGCTCGGTGTTCAGTTTGTAAATATAGTTTAGAAATATGGTCCTATTTTTGGGTGTTGCAGGCTTTTCAATGAAAGAGATGCAGGAagattttcttcttcatttcctGTATGCATTGACTAGATTGGCACATAAGCTCCTGTGCTCTCTTGAGTGATTATTCTGTGTTCTTGATTTCTTTTGGGTTCTGAACTGTAATCCGAAGGCATGACCCTCAGTCTCCCAACTTGTAGGAATGGATCCCAGCTTTTAGATTGGCTATGCCTGATAAACTTGGCATAAGGCGTCTAGGCCGCCCAATGGTCCGGCCAGCCCCTCCTAAGGAACAAATGGGCCTTGCCCTTGAGGTTGGGGTTGCAGTTGATGCATGGTGGAGCGATGGCTGGTGGGAAG encodes the following:
- the LOC126615847 gene encoding uncharacterized protein LOC126615847; translation: MPGDGRFFVEWKEQFVSQERGNRVVHYFLKDSSGESILAVVGTERSVRHMFYVVSEEFLQAHGNESSNSANYKWRSRREVVDWLTSMLSKQHVRGDLSESPQHDSSQALWSPEHPMKGVSGHQGHLSTTLKGRNPDIVWSGVAWTCGKQLKHFPAFCRDGTTIVIKSFVFVMAKGENHYVAYMEDMYEDKRGQKKVKVRWFHHNQEVKGLTPVRNPHPKEVFITPYVQVISAECVDGPATVLTCEHYEKCLALFPQALLAKVHLCYRQFRSNKVKPFDLSKMHGYFDQPILSCFGLEVSKKSEFRSDSLIGEEDELGPSDYVKQGSKRTRSGRPCQRFSTGRSRARSSTIDNQMMTYRPQNPNYGLLDKRLLSMKLVDCQPWYTPLFKVDEKIELLCQDSGIRGCWFRCTVLQITRKQMKVQYEDLQDEEGSGNLEEWIPAFRLAMPDKLGIRRLGRPMVRPAPPKEQMGLALEVGVAVDAWWSDGWWEGIIAEVGSCGDTFQVFIPGESLLLNMHKNDLRISRDWFGDEWVDVEANPDVLSAISSTISSRTRPFTLPVVVKDVDSDGFALSYVEVPSSTKHVEEEKLNLATSYIEVPSSTKHVEEEQQNLAISASFEAPDNMDLDSDRKSPSLNDVGTEGVDVNDSCGDVQDVQGNDVDDNKGDKIAEDDKGDNGGGDGKNNGHYEGQESMEVFETACIECVDGSDSCGDVHDVQVNEDDDDKDDNNGEDDKHDNDNDESKNSGHDEGQ